In the Lepidochelys kempii isolate rLepKem1 chromosome 3, rLepKem1.hap2, whole genome shotgun sequence genome, one interval contains:
- the LOC140908638 gene encoding protein CLN8-like: MNLANSAASRDIFDWDYFLWEVRWKLLAAGFFIYLGLFLLAHLLSSWFSASYRTLSGKEKAFWNMSITSGLFAVQSCGAGLWALFIDPVFQIDQVHSEQKWSWFHCLIAAGFFLHENVVIHVSNIVFRMFDVFSVVHNLFAFGGLLGVITNIKSGHYLPLMGLLLEMSAPSTCISNVLLKIGCANTLFWKANQWVNIHMFHCRMVLIYHMWWVCISHWNDVVENLGLSYFVVFFMGLSTLTLILNPYWMYRSTQRLFGLVDRNFQNTAVENGSSGKLNSGTFQKKRL, encoded by the exons atgaatcTTGCAAACAGTGCAGCATCCAGAGACATATTTGACTGGGACTACTTTCTGTGGGAAGTTCGTTGGAAGTTACTAGCAGCTGGCTTTTTTATCTACCTGGGACTCTTTCTTCTAGCTCACTTGCTGTCGTCATGGTTCAGTGCCAGTTATCGCACTTTGTCAGGAAAGGAGAAGGCCTTCTGGAATATGTCTATAACAAGTGGCCTGTTTGCAGTTCAGAGTTGTGGAGCTGGCTTGTGGGCCTTGTTCATAGATCCAGTTTTTCAAATTGACCAAGTGCATTCGGAGCAAAAGTGGAGCTGGTTTCACTGCTTAATAGCTGCTGGCTTCTTCTTGCATGAAAATGTAGTTATTCATGTGTCTAATATTGTTTTCAGGATGTTTGATGTGTTCTCAGTGGTTCATAATTTATTTGCCTTTGGTGGGCTTCTTGGTGTGATAACAAACATAAAGTCTGGACACTATCTACCACTGATGGGACTGCTACTTGAGATGAGTGCTCCTTCAACCTGCATCTCCAATGTGCTTTTAAAA ATTGGCTGTGCTAATACCCTTTTTTGGAAGGCAAACCAATGGGTAAATATCCATATGTTTCACTGCCGCATGGTCCTTATTTATCACATGTGGTGGGTGTGTATTTCCCATTGGAATGATGTGGTGGAAAATCTGGGACTTTCATATTTTGTTGTCTTTTTCATGGGGTTAAGTACACTTACATTAATACTTAATCCATACTGGATGTACAGATCAACTCAGCGGCTCTTTGGTCTAGTTGATAGGAACTTTCAAAATACAGCAGTGGAAAATGGATCTTCTGGTAAATTAAATAGTGGAACATTTCAGAAGAAGAGGTTATAG